One region of Limnospira fusiformis SAG 85.79 genomic DNA includes:
- a CDS encoding class I SAM-dependent methyltransferase: protein MSTINESDLQRKIREQFDFTLYPRIPIETSPKTDYERLYIHNLLTPYYLRNQQVIQTEGKVILDAGCGSGYKALALALANPGAKIVGIDISEKSVEASRDRLKYHGIENAEFHAMYIEELPSLGWEFDYINNDEVLYLLPDIVEGLQAMKSVLKPDGIIRTNLHSAFQRQNYLKFQEFFKMIGLMDEQPGEMQMEMARETMKSLKDQVLLKQQAWNTQNTESEECLLSNHLLLGDKGFTIPDVFAALKAADLEFISMLNWRHWEIMDLFKDEDDLPVFLGLGLAEMSTEDRLHLFELLQPMHRLLDFWCGHPHQGKDFIPVSEWSDSDWETARVSLHPQLANPQSREDLINCITNHKPFEISKYIRLPVFLPIHLDSGIAACLLPLWERVCTIEELVQRWQQIRPIDPITLEPVSQEKARDEIKELLDTLDPFLYVLLERCG from the coding sequence ATGTCAACCATAAATGAATCGGACCTACAACGGAAAATTCGCGAGCAGTTCGACTTTACCCTGTATCCTAGAATCCCTATAGAGACATCCCCCAAGACTGATTATGAACGCCTTTATATTCATAACTTGCTGACTCCCTATTATCTGAGAAACCAACAGGTTATTCAAACCGAAGGTAAAGTTATTTTAGATGCTGGCTGTGGTAGTGGATATAAGGCGTTGGCATTAGCATTAGCTAATCCTGGTGCGAAAATCGTGGGTATTGACATCTCCGAAAAGTCCGTAGAAGCCTCCCGCGATAGATTGAAATATCATGGCATAGAAAATGCCGAATTTCATGCTATGTATATTGAGGAACTACCCAGCTTGGGTTGGGAGTTTGACTATATCAATAACGATGAAGTTCTCTACTTACTACCGGATATCGTAGAAGGGTTGCAAGCCATGAAATCGGTGCTGAAACCCGATGGTATTATTAGAACCAATCTACACAGTGCTTTCCAACGCCAAAACTATTTGAAATTCCAGGAATTTTTTAAAATGATTGGGTTAATGGATGAACAACCCGGAGAAATGCAGATGGAAATGGCGCGAGAAACCATGAAATCTCTGAAAGACCAGGTATTGCTTAAACAGCAAGCCTGGAATACACAAAATACAGAATCCGAAGAATGTCTTTTAAGTAATCATCTATTGCTGGGTGATAAAGGTTTCACTATCCCGGATGTTTTTGCGGCTTTGAAAGCTGCTGATTTAGAGTTTATCAGTATGTTAAATTGGCGACATTGGGAAATTATGGATTTGTTTAAGGATGAAGATGATTTACCTGTTTTTCTCGGGTTGGGTTTAGCGGAAATGTCTACGGAAGACAGGTTACATTTATTTGAACTCCTGCAACCCATGCACCGTTTATTAGATTTTTGGTGTGGTCATCCTCACCAGGGTAAAGATTTTATCCCCGTGTCGGAATGGAGTGATTCGGACTGGGAAACCGCCAGAGTCAGCCTACATCCTCAGTTAGCTAACCCCCAGTCCCGGGAAGATTTAATTAATTGCATTACCAACCACAAACCCTTTGAGATTAGCAAGTATATCAGGTTACCTGTTTTTCTACCAATTCATCTGGATAGTGGCATAGCAGCTTGTTTATTGCCACTGTGGGAGAGGGTTTGCACTATTGAGGAGTTAGTGCAGCGGTGGCAGCAAATTCGACCCATAGACCCCATTACCCTAGAACCTGTTAGCCAGGAAAAAGCCAGGGATGAAATTAAGGAGTTATTAGACACCCTAGACCCATTTTTATATGTGCTGTTAGAACGTTGTGGCTAA